The nucleotide sequence ACCCGGAACAGCTCCGCTATCAGGTTCAATACCCCCTGCGAGTAGTTTCACGAACGTCGTCTTTCCGAGAGCGTTCTCTCCGACGATACCGATCGATTCACTCGCGTAAATCTGGCCTGAATCGACTGACAACGCGAATCCGGTGAATTCCTTCTGTAGTTCCGGGTATTCGAAGACTGGGTCCTTGTTGGGTACCCCACGCTCGCTGGCTGAAGGGAACTCGATAGCATCGCCGCGGATCTGAACGTTCTCTTCGGCCAGGTATCCATCCAGAAACTGATTGATACCTGCACGAACCGAGAGTCGCTGGGAGGCGACTCCGAAGCCACCCGGGGCCCCATACAGGATATGGACCCCGTCCGAGAGCAGGTCAAGCATCGCCAGATCGTGTTCGATGACGATCGCTGACGCATCGGTATCCTGAATACGTTCGTGGATTACGTGCGAAACAGTCGACCGCTGTTTGGCGTCTAGGAAGGACGACGGTTCGTCGAACAAGTAGAGGTCTGCATCGCTCAACAGCGTCGTTGCGATGGCGACACGCTGTCGTTCACCACCGGAGAGGTCACCTAGCGACCGGCCACTGATTGATTAGAGGCCAAGTGTATCGATGAGGTCATCGGAGTCGGTCGACCGCGAGAGCAGTCGTTGTCGAACCGTCTCGTCGTCCGTATCGGACAGTGAGTCGACTCGCTGGCTTTTGTAGGCCGTTGTAACCGTTCCGTCACGGAGCCGTTCGAGATGCGTCTGGAGAGTTGTCCCCCGAAACGATTCGACCGCCCTGTCCCAGTCGATCCGGTCTTGTGTTCCGAAGTTCGGAACCAACTCACCGGCCAAGATACGCAAGGCCGTGGTCTTCCCGATTCCGTTCCGGCCGAGGAGGCCGATAACCGCTCCATCGTCCGGAGCCGGGAGGTTATACAGTCGAAATCCGTTTTCGGCGTACTGGTGAACGAGCTGGCCTGTTTCGGACGGAAGCGGGACGATTCGAATCGCGTCGTTGGGAATTTTCTTTTCGATGAGCTTGTGCTCTCGCATCACCTTGCTCTCGTCGATGTGGAGTTCGCCATCATCGGTGATGTGAAAGCCCTCGTGTCCGGACCGATTCAACGGATCGTACTTGACTGCGATGTTCCGTACTTCGTCGGTGACTTCGTCTTGATCGATGATTGCGACGTATTCTTCGCTCTGTGAATCGGTGGGGGTGTTCATTCGACGGGAACTTCGATGAGTGCCATGTCATCGCCGACTGCAGACCTAAGCACCTCCTGGAGGTCGGGTCCCGATTCGGGCCGGTACCCGTCGATACCGAAGCTCTCGGCGAAGGCCACGAGATCTGGATTGGTTAGCTGATTTCCAAACGACTCACCTGTGTGGTCGCGCTGTTTCTCCGAAATGAGTCCGTAATTGTCGTCGTTGAATACGATGATGGTGTAGCCACAACCGGACCGGGTCGCCGTCTCGATCTCGGCGGCATTCATTAGGAACCCCCCGTCTCCAGTTGCTGCGACGACGTTCGCATCGACCGCCAGGTCGGCTGCGAGACCCCCCGGAACCGCGATCCCCATTGATGCGAGACCGTTCGAGATGATGCAAGTGTTCGGCTCGTACGTCGGGAAGCTCTGTGCGATCGCCATCTTGTGACTGCCAACGTCCGAGATGAGCACGTCCTCGGGAGCCATCGCGTCCCGGAGTACTGGCAACACGTCTCGAACAGTGAAAGGAGGATCCGACCCTGGTTCACGGTCGACATCAGTGACTATTCGTTCCCGGTAATCGGTGTACCAGTCAGTGTCGAAGGAGAGTCCAGCTTCCCGACACCAGTCGACCAGTTCCTGGAGCGTCTGTCCGATGTCGGCGACGACTTCAACCTCAGGCGAGTAGGCTTCGTACACCTCGGCCGGTTCGCTGTCGACGTGAACGATATCGGCGTTCCCGTGTCCCCAGTCAGCCGGGTCGTGTTCGGCAATATCGTACCCGACGGTGAGCACCAGGTCGGCCTCGTCGATAGCGCACGTCCCTTCCTTCTGTGCACCGGAGCCGAGCGTCATCAACGAGTGCCGTTCGGCGTCCGATACCGCACCCTTGCCCATGTACGTCGAGACGACCGGCAGGTCCGTCACGGAGACGAGTTCGCGAAGTTGTTCCGCTGCCTGGGTCCGCACGGCTCCGTTGCCCGTGATGATGATCGGACGCTGTGCATTCTTGAGTAACTCCTTCATCCGGTCGAGAGCGTGCGCGTTGGGTGCGGCGGACTCGACTCTCTCGCGGACAGCGAGCGGCTCCATTAGTGTCTCCTCGGCTGCGACGTTCTCGGGGAGTTCGAGGTGAGTCGCGCCCGGTTTCTCGTGCTCGGCTAGCTTGAACGCCTTCCGGACCGACTCATGGATGATGTCTGGGGCATCGATCTGGGTGTTCCATTTCGTGACCGGCTCGAACATATCGACGACGTCTATCGCCTGGTGACTCTCCTGATGGAGCCGCTCAAGACCACCCTGCGCGGTGATGGCCACTAGCGGACTCTTGTCCAGATGCGCGTCGGCGACGCCGGTCAGCAGGTTCGTCGCACCGGGTCCAAGCGTCGAGAGACAGACCCCGGCCTCGCCGGTCAGCCGTCCGTAGACATCGGCCATAAAGGCCGCGCCCTGCTCGTGGCGCACCGGCACGAAAGTCACCTCCGAGTCTCGCAGCGAGAACAGCAGGTCCTCCATCTCCTCGCCAGGCAGGCCGAAGACGTGCTCGACACCCTCGCGTTCCAGTGCCGCGACCAACAGGTCCGATGCCTTCATTTATTCCACCCAGATCGTCTTCCTGTTGACGAACTCCCTGATACCGTCACCGGAGAGTTCACGGCCGTATCCGGACTCCTTGATGCCGCCGAAGGGCACGCGGGGGTCTGATTTGACGAGTTGGTTTACATAGACACAACCGGCGTTGATTTCCCGGCCGACGCGCTCGCCGCGGTCGCGGTCCTCGGTCCAGATGCTTGCACCCAGTCCGAAGTCGGTGTCGTTGGCCTTCGCAATCGCCCGCTCCTCGTCGGCCACCTCATATACAGCGGCCACTGGACCGAATGTCTCTTCGGCATCAGCAGGACAGCCTTCGGGCACGTCAGTCAGGACGGTCGGCAGGTAGTAGGTCCCCTCCCGATCAAGCGGTTCACCGCCGGTCGCGATTTCCGCGCCGGCGTCGACGCTCTGCTGGACCTGCTCGTGGAGTTCCTCCATGAGATCTTGGCGGGCCTGGGGACCGATGTCCGTGTCTTCGTCCATCGGATCGCCGACCGTGTAGGACTTGATTTCCGAGACGAGTTCGTCGACGAACGTGTCGTAAACGTCCGTGTGGACGATGAAGCGCTTGGCGGCGATGCAAGACTGGCCGCCGTTCTGGTTGCGAGCCCAGGCACCCATCTCGGCGGCCTCAGCGACGTCGGCGTCGTCAAGAACGACGAATGGATCGCTCCCACCGAGTTCGAGGACGGTTTTTTTGAGGTGCTCACCGGCTGTCGATGCGACGGCCCGACCAGCCGGACCGCTTCCCGTGAGCGTCACGGCTCGCAGACGGTCGTCGGCGATGATGTCGTCAACGAGATCGGAGGGAATCAGCAGCGACTGGAAGACACCGTCGGGGTAGCCGGCTTCGTTAAAAACATCCTCGATGGCTTTGGCACAGCCGGGGACATTCGAGGCGTGTTTCAGGAGGCCGACATTGCCCACAGTCAGGTACGGCGCGGCGAACCGGAAGACCTGCCAGAAGGGAAAGTTCCATGGCATGACTGCGAGAACCGGGCCGAGCGGTTCGTAGACGGTCTTGACGCTCGAGCCGGGCGGACTGGAGTGGCCTTCTGGCTGGAGATACTCGCTGGCCGACTTGGCGTAGTGGTCACAGACCCACGCGCACTTCTCGACTTCGGAGACGGCCTGAGTGATGGGTTTACCCATCTCTCGGGTCATCGTCTCGGCGTACTCCTGTTTGTTCTCGCGGAGGACTTCAGCTGCGCTCTCGAGCAGCTCTTCGCGTTCCCTGAGCGGACGATTTCGCCACTCCTCGAAGGCCGTCGTGGCTTGATCAAGAGAACCGTCAATGTCGTCTTTCGTATGAGTTTCGTACGATTCGATCCGTTCACCGGTCGAAGGATTGACGACGTCCATGCAGTCGAGTTATGCCTCAAGCGGGTTAACCTCGTCACTCAGCTTTGCACATTAGACAGATTATATGAATCGCGATACAGCGACCCTCCGCAGGCGAATACCGATGATATCGACAGCGCAGTATCAGCCACGATTTGGGGAAATGCGACAGACCGATATAATCAGGCACAGATCGTCACACGGTCGCACCCATACAATCCACCAGCAGATAGGTTTTTACGCTCATTCATCCCGAATTTATCATTTAGACAACGTACAAAGCTGAGTTAGAGCTAATTAGAATTTACGATATAACTGGAAATCTAGTTTGCTCTCAACCGCGCCGTCTGGCGATGTTTTTCAGACAGGCTCCTAAGCGATGTCAAACACGGAATTTGGCGTGTCCATTTCGGATGAATTCGTCGAGGAACTGGACGAGCTAACCGAGCAGTGCGTTGATCTCCAAGCAAGCCGTTCAGAGGTTGTTGAGGCGATTCTGACCGCGTACTTCCATGGCGATATTGACCATGAAGCACGAGTCCGCGAGCTGATCATCCGTCGTCGAAAGGGAACGCTCTAACTCGTTTTCTTCTTGTTGCAGTCGCTGCAACCGCTTTTGAATACGTCTCTCAACTGTACCCGGTAGAACTCACCGCCGGGTTTTAAATACTCGAAACGGGACAGCTTCGCAACTGGTTGCGAAGGTTCCGAGGCGTCTCAAAACACCACTTACAGGGCTATCTGAATTTCTTGGGCTGGATTCTCAACACCGACAACTGGTTCGAACAAATTCTAAGTACTGACTTCTACAGATGAGCGCTCTCGAAAAGAAGCCTCGATAGACCGTGCTGTCCGGCGGTTCTTCAGTTAGCTAAAGACGCATGGTTCCACGTCGGGGTGATGGCATCGTGGATTGTAGCGAAGGCTATGGTCCACCGGTCGACTGCTTGTGGCCGGTGGGGATCTCCGCTGCTGTGCCGTTGTAATCCCTTCCGGGAGGTCAAGCACGGATACGTCGAACGTTTCGCGCCCATCGGCGCGTACCCTCCGGCCGAGCGGCCCTGACTGTGAAGCTTGTACCTCGAACCCGCAATGTAGTTCGCTGGGCAGCGTAGCATCATACGGCTGGAATCGGCCGTCCACGATGATCGTGCCTTCCTCGTGTACATCAGGAGCTTGCACAGCAAGTTCTCGCACAGCACCGTTGTAGCCGTACGTGGTGCGGATTTCGGGCCACTGAGGCGGTCGCACGAACGCTCGGAGCCCCGCTGCCCCATCATAGGTGCGCGGGACCCCGATATGAAACCGGAACGAGTCTGCCTGATATCCCCGGGCATTTGGATCTCGTCGTAGCGGTGAGGGTCGCGAAACCGGACAGTGTTATATCCCCGAATTATGGACTGTATTCCGGCGATTGAAACTCGATCGCTCCCGAGACCTCCTCGAGCTGCTCGCCGATGACGGCGACGAGATCATCAAGCGAGACGATACCGGTCAGGTTACCAGCTTCGTTGACGACAGGGATGCGAGAAAATCCAGCGATTAGCGACCGATGTCGAAATTCTTGACGAACACCATCCCGACCTCGCGGAGGAAGTACGTGATGCTGTTTGATAGTGGCGGTGATTGAATGACGGTCGCGGTCGCTCGACTCGGGCGACCCCGGTGTTCACACCGACGCAACCCGCGCGAGCACCTCGACCGGCGTCGGCGGCTCTTCGCTGCGGCCGTCGCGGTCGCCGAGCTGGGTGCGACAGGACGTGCCGGGCGCGACGACGCGGGCGGCGGGCGAGTCGTCGATTTGGTCGTAGAGGATCGCGGCGATGGCGTCGCTCATGGACTTGTGCTCGGCCTCGTAGCCGAACGAGCCGGCCATGCCGCAACACCCCGAGTCGAGTGGATCGATATCGTAGCCCGCGCGTCGGAGCACGCCGACCGCGTGGTGGTCCTTCTTGGTCGCCTTCTGGTGGCAGTGGCCGTGGTAGGCGAACGAGGCGTCCGGGGTGTCCCAGTCGACGTTCTCATCGAGACGGAAGGTGTCGAGGTACTCGCAGACGCCGTAGGCGTTCCCGGCGAGCGTCTTCGCCGCCTCGCTGTCGAGGAGGTCGAGGTAGTCCGACTGGAACATCACCGCGTCCGAGGGCTCGACCAGCACGACCTCCTTGCCGTCTTCGACTTTCGGCGCGAGTTCGCGGACGTTCGCCTTCGCGGTCTTGCGGGACTTCTCGAGGAAACCCTTCGAGTGGGCGGGGCGACCGCTGTCCGTGCGCTCGGCGACCGCCACGTGGACGCCGGCCGCCTCAAGCACACGGACCGCGGCTTCCCCCACCTCGGGGTCGCTGTAGTTCGTGTAGGTGTCCGCGAAGAAGACGACCTCGCGCTCGGCTTCGGACTTCGAGACCTGGGCGCCGCCGCGGTCCTCCCACCAGTCTTGGAACGTCTCCGACCTGAAGGTGGGGAGCGTCCGGTCGGCCGCGATGCCGACCGTCTCCTCCAGCAGTTCGCGGGCACCCGATATCTTTGTCGCCCAGTTGGAGATCGGGGCGGTGCGACTGCCGATCTCCGCCAGCGTGTCGACGTTCGCAAAGAGTCTATCGCGCAGCGAGGCGCCCTCGCGCTGGTGGTGCTCGTGGGTGATCTCGGCCTTCATCTTCGCCATGTCGACCTCGCTCGGGCAGTCGTTCGCACAGCCCTTGCAGCCGATACAGAGGTCCATCACCTCGTGCATGAACTCGACGTCGAACTGCTCGTCCTCGGGGAGATCGCCGCTCATCGCCTGCCGGAGCAGGTTCGCGCGCCCGCGAGTGCTCGTGATTTCCTCCTTGGAGGCGCGGTAGGTCGGGCACATCACGTCGCCCGTCGTCTCCTGCTCGCCGCGGCATCCCCCACAACCGTGGCAGAGCTCGGCCATCCCCTGGAATCCGTTGTCGTTGCGCCACTCGAGTTCGGGCTCGAAGTCTGCCTCGAAGTCGTACTCCGAACCGTACCGGAGATTCTCGGTCGTCGAAACAGTCGCCGCGCGCTGAGGCGGGCCGTCACCGCCGGTCTCGGACGGGTCGACCCCACAGACCTGCCCGGGGTTGAGAAGCCAGCCTGGGTCGAAGGCGGTCTTCAGCGCACGGAACGTCCCCCAGAGCTCCTCACCGTAGAGCTTCTCGTTCCACTGCGAGCGGGCGCGGCCGTCGCCGTGCTCGCCCGAGACACTGCCGCCGAGTTCGACGACGAGGTCGGTGACGCGGTCGGCGATGTCCTCCATCGCTTCGACATCCGCCCCGTCCTTGAGATTGAGGAGCGGACGGACGTGGAGGACGCCCGGTCCGGCGTGTGCGTAGAACGACGCGAAGGTGTCGTGGTCGTCGAGGATGTCGCGAAAGCCCTCGACGTATTCGGGGAGACGCACCGGCGGGACTGCACAGTCTTCGATGAACGAGACGTGTTTTCGGTCGGTCGTCCGGCTCTTCAGGATCGGGAGCCCGGACTTCCGGAGCTTCCAGAGTTGCGCCCGCGTCTCCTCGTCGTGGGCCTCGAGCGCGTCGAAGGCGTACCGGTCGACATCGGCGTCGATGACGGTGTCGGCGTCCCCACCCTCCGAGGGGACGCGGTCGGCGAGCAGGTCCGCGACCTGTTTCCGCCCGTCATCATCGTCCTCGGCGTAGAACTCGACGAGGAGCGCCGATCGGGTTCCCCCGGGAAGTTTCTCGACGACATCCTCGAACTCGGAGGTGTCGGACGCGAGGTCGATGAGTGTGTCGTCGACGAGTTCGACGGCGGCTGGGTCGTGGTTCTCGACGATCGGCGCGACGTCCGAAACGGCGTCGACGAGCCCTTCGTAGGTGAGCAGCGCGACCGACTTCGTGTTCGGGATGGGTTCGAGCGAGACGGTCGCCTCGGTGACGATCGCGAGCGTCCCCTCCGAGCCGGCGAGCAGGCGGGCGAGGTTGACCGTGTCGCCGTCGCGGGCTTCCCCGACGAGCACGTCGAGGTTGTAGCCCGAGACGTTGCGCTTCAGGTCGGGGTACTCTTTCTCGATCTCGCCGGCCTCCCCGTCGAGGATACGGACGACCTCGGCGTAGATGCGCGCGAGGAGATCGTCCGCGTCGGGGTCGGCCGCATCGTGGAGGTCGTCGACGGCAATCTCGCCGAACGTCGTCACGGTGCCGTCCGCGAGGATGGCTTCGATCTCCTCGACATAGGCGTCGGTCTTCCCGTACTTCAGCGAGTGTGCGCCCGTCGAGTTGTTCCCAATGGCGCCCCCGAGCGCGCTCTTATCGCCCCACGCGGGGTCCGGCGCGAACTTCAGGTCGTACTCCTTGAGTTCGGCGTCGAGTTCGCCGAGGAGGACGCCGGGCTCCGCGGTCGCCGTACGCCCTTCCGGATCGATCGACGTCACCCCGTTCATGTGCCGGGTGAAGTCGAGAACGACAGCCTCGTTGACGGCCTGTCCGGCGAGGCTCGTCCCGCCGCCCCGCGGGAGGACCGGAATCTCGCGGTCGGCGCAGTAGTCGACGACGGCCGCGACGTCGTCGGTCGAAGTAGGGAAGACCACGCCGATCGGCGTCACCTCGTAGGCACTCGCGTCCGTCGCGTACATCTGCCGCGAGTACTCGTCGAAGCGAACGTCGCCCGCGAGGTCCTTGAGATCGTCGACGAGCCCCGGCCGTTCGACCCGCTGGC is from Haloplanus salinarum and encodes:
- a CDS encoding ribosome biogenesis/translation initiation ATPase RLI, whose product is MSGRSLGDLSGGERQRVAIATTLLSDADLYLFDEPSSFLDAKQRSTVSHVIHERIQDTDASAIVIEHDLAMLDLLSDGVHILYGAPGGFGVASQRLSVRAGINQFLDGYLAEENVQIRGDAIEFPSASERGVPNKDPVFEYPELQKEFTGFALSVDSGQIYASESIGIVGENALGKTTFVKLLAGGIEPDSGAVPGTLSVSYKPQYIAPDSQATVREQFAAVTDIHSRRFKTWIRDPFDLEVLYDRHLDSLSGGELQRVGVALCLARDADLYLIDEPSAFLDVDRRVSLADQIHQFSKRIDQPIFVVDHDLFVIDRFADRLVVFEGTPGERGHAKAPQSIRDGMNTFLSSLEITFRRDERTGRPRVNKPGSQLDREQKANGEYYYDRRR
- a CDS encoding ATP-binding cassette domain-containing protein; translated protein: MNTPTDSQSEEYVAIIDQDEVTDEVRNIAVKYDPLNRSGHEGFHITDDGELHIDESKVMREHKLIEKKIPNDAIRIVPLPSETGQLVHQYAENGFRLYNLPAPDDGAVIGLLGRNGIGKTTALRILAGELVPNFGTQDRIDWDRAVESFRGTTLQTHLERLRDGTVTTAYKSQRVDSLSDTDDETVRQRLLSRSTDSDDLIDTLGL
- a CDS encoding acetolactate synthase large subunit; its protein translation is MKASDLLVAALEREGVEHVFGLPGEEMEDLLFSLRDSEVTFVPVRHEQGAAFMADVYGRLTGEAGVCLSTLGPGATNLLTGVADAHLDKSPLVAITAQGGLERLHQESHQAIDVVDMFEPVTKWNTQIDAPDIIHESVRKAFKLAEHEKPGATHLELPENVAAEETLMEPLAVRERVESAAPNAHALDRMKELLKNAQRPIIITGNGAVRTQAAEQLRELVSVTDLPVVSTYMGKGAVSDAERHSLMTLGSGAQKEGTCAIDEADLVLTVGYDIAEHDPADWGHGNADIVHVDSEPAEVYEAYSPEVEVVADIGQTLQELVDWCREAGLSFDTDWYTDYRERIVTDVDREPGSDPPFTVRDVLPVLRDAMAPEDVLISDVGSHKMAIAQSFPTYEPNTCIISNGLASMGIAVPGGLAADLAVDANVVAATGDGGFLMNAAEIETATRSGCGYTIIVFNDDNYGLISEKQRDHTGESFGNQLTNPDLVAFAESFGIDGYRPESGPDLQEVLRSAVGDDMALIEVPVE
- a CDS encoding NAD-dependent succinate-semialdehyde dehydrogenase codes for the protein MDVVNPSTGERIESYETHTKDDIDGSLDQATTAFEEWRNRPLREREELLESAAEVLRENKQEYAETMTREMGKPITQAVSEVEKCAWVCDHYAKSASEYLQPEGHSSPPGSSVKTVYEPLGPVLAVMPWNFPFWQVFRFAAPYLTVGNVGLLKHASNVPGCAKAIEDVFNEAGYPDGVFQSLLIPSDLVDDIIADDRLRAVTLTGSGPAGRAVASTAGEHLKKTVLELGGSDPFVVLDDADVAEAAEMGAWARNQNGGQSCIAAKRFIVHTDVYDTFVDELVSEIKSYTVGDPMDEDTDIGPQARQDLMEELHEQVQQSVDAGAEIATGGEPLDREGTYYLPTVLTDVPEGCPADAEETFGPVAAVYEVADEERAIAKANDTDFGLGASIWTEDRDRGERVGREINAGCVYVNQLVKSDPRVPFGGIKESGYGRELSGDGIREFVNRKTIWVE
- a CDS encoding FAD-binding and (Fe-S)-binding domain-containing protein; amino-acid sequence: MATEHFSHDPAADERADYDYQGQRVERPGLVDDLKDLAGDVRFDEYSRQMYATDASAYEVTPIGVVFPTSTDDVAAVVDYCADREIPVLPRGGGTSLAGQAVNEAVVLDFTRHMNGVTSIDPEGRTATAEPGVLLGELDAELKEYDLKFAPDPAWGDKSALGGAIGNNSTGAHSLKYGKTDAYVEEIEAILADGTVTTFGEIAVDDLHDAADPDADDLLARIYAEVVRILDGEAGEIEKEYPDLKRNVSGYNLDVLVGEARDGDTVNLARLLAGSEGTLAIVTEATVSLEPIPNTKSVALLTYEGLVDAVSDVAPIVENHDPAAVELVDDTLIDLASDTSEFEDVVEKLPGGTRSALLVEFYAEDDDDGRKQVADLLADRVPSEGGDADTVIDADVDRYAFDALEAHDEETRAQLWKLRKSGLPILKSRTTDRKHVSFIEDCAVPPVRLPEYVEGFRDILDDHDTFASFYAHAGPGVLHVRPLLNLKDGADVEAMEDIADRVTDLVVELGGSVSGEHGDGRARSQWNEKLYGEELWGTFRALKTAFDPGWLLNPGQVCGVDPSETGGDGPPQRAATVSTTENLRYGSEYDFEADFEPELEWRNDNGFQGMAELCHGCGGCRGEQETTGDVMCPTYRASKEEITSTRGRANLLRQAMSGDLPEDEQFDVEFMHEVMDLCIGCKGCANDCPSEVDMAKMKAEITHEHHQREGASLRDRLFANVDTLAEIGSRTAPISNWATKISGARELLEETVGIAADRTLPTFRSETFQDWWEDRGGAQVSKSEAEREVVFFADTYTNYSDPEVGEAAVRVLEAAGVHVAVAERTDSGRPAHSKGFLEKSRKTAKANVRELAPKVEDGKEVVLVEPSDAVMFQSDYLDLLDSEAAKTLAGNAYGVCEYLDTFRLDENVDWDTPDASFAYHGHCHQKATKKDHHAVGVLRRAGYDIDPLDSGCCGMAGSFGYEAEHKSMSDAIAAILYDQIDDSPAARVVAPGTSCRTQLGDRDGRSEEPPTPVEVLARVASV